GGAGAAGAAGCGATGGCCGCCAATGTCGAAGCGGAAGCCCCGATGCTCGACGGTGCGACTGATCCCGCCGACATAGACCGGGTCCTTTTCGATCACGACGACCGAATAGCCCTTCTTCGTCAGCTGATAGGCGGCGGTGAGCCCTGCCGGCCCGGCCCCGATGATCGCAACGTCGACCGAATGCCCCATGTCTCAACCCACTCCCGAAAGCCGATCCTCGCATAAGGCGGCCAAGGTTGAGGATTGGTTAAAGCAACGGTAACTTCCGTAACCGGTTCGTGAATGGGCGCAGGTGTCCGGCTCTCAACCGTCGGCGCGGCTCACGACGTCCCGATCCCATCCGACGACGATTGTTGCGCCGGCACCGCTCGGGCTGCGGCGATCCGGTCCGCAACTTGCCTCCGGGTATGACGGCCGCCGAGATGCTGTGCGATCGACAGCTTCGAATAGCCTTCGTCGACCAGGCGCCGGCGAAGCGCGTGGATGTCGCCGCATCCGCCCTCGATGGCGAGTTCGAACGCGCGTTCGATCAATGGTTTCGGCGTCATGCGGCCTCCTGTCCCGCATGCGGCGGGAAAAAGAAGGGGCCGGCAATGGGTGCCGGCCCCTCAAGGTTCAGGGTTTGCGTCGCGGGGATGAGTGCGACCGGCCCGCTCTGGCGGCGGGATTTTGCTCCACTTTGTCCGCTTCTTTTCAGACCTTGGCGGGCCTGCTCAGCTGATCAGGAACGTCGCTGCCGAACGCGCGCCGGTGCCGCGCACCGGGGCCGCCCGGAGACTCCCACCGACATGCTGAAGATGGTGTCCGTCGGTCCCGGGGAGCGCGAACGAGATGCCGCGGGGATCCGCCATTCCCGGCCTCCCCTCGAAACTGCTCGCCCGCGCGGCCGCGGCGCCCCCTTCCCTGCTCGCCAGCACGACATCGCCGTTCGGCAAGGCGCGAACATAGCGTCCCGGCGCATCGACCGCCTCGAGCGAGACGGTGCCCGCTCCGGCAAGCCCCCGAACCTGGCGGAACTGGGTGCTGGGCAAGGGGCCGTTCCCGACCACGAGAACATCCCGTTCATGCCGCACGAAGCGGCCGGGCGCGTCGGCTGGCGCGAAGCGGTCGGGGACTTCGCCGTTGCCGACCGGAATGCCGAAGTCCGGGGTGCCGTCCTCCCGGAAATAGAGGCGCTGGATACGGGTATGTCGGTTGGGATCGAACAGCGGATCGCCTTCGATCTTCTCGTAATCGCGGCCGTGATAGACGAGTATGTCGCGGCCTTGCTCGTCGACGGTGAAGCTGTTGTGTCCGGGCCCGTAGACCCTGGTCACGTCGGACGTGACGAAGACGGGTTCAGGCGACTTGGTCCATGCGTCCGCCCGCATGATGTCGGAATCGGCATCGGCGGTGAGGAGGCCCAGGCAGTAGCACGCATCGGTCGCGCTTGCCGAATAGCTGAGGAACAAG
The nucleotide sequence above comes from Sphingosinicella sp. BN140058. Encoded proteins:
- a CDS encoding family 43 glycosylhydrolase translates to MIPNLLSRRRFVAGAATLALASRATAHPDASGDSGGTQRPINPLVRQRADARIFKHGDGLYYMTASVPEYDRLAIRRAPTLAGLATAEERVVWRRPGSGKLGGYIWAPELHDIDGRWYIYFAAGDSADPFRIRTYVLRNTGRDAFAGPWELMGQFQTPWDTFTLDSTLYVHRGRRYACWAQKEPGIDTNSNLYLAPLATPTTLAAPPTRLTVPTLPWEIRGFKVAEGPALIEHGGRLFLSYSASATDACYCLGLLTADADSDIMRADAWTKSPEPVFVTSDVTRVYGPGHNSFTVDEQGRDILVYHGRDYEKIEGDPLFDPNRHTRIQRLYFREDGTPDFGIPVGNGEVPDRFAPADAPGRFVRHERDVLVVGNGPLPSTQFRQVRGLAGAGTVSLEAVDAPGRYVRALPNGDVVLASREGGAAAARASSFEGRPGMADPRGISFALPGTDGHHLQHVGGSLRAAPVRGTGARSAATFLIS